From a single Armatimonadota bacterium genomic region:
- the gnd gene encoding decarboxylating 6-phosphogluconate dehydrogenase, with protein sequence MEIGMVGLGRMGLNMTRRLLRGGHRVVAFNRSPLPVEEAQREGAVGTRSLTELVERLGSPRAVWMMLPAGDPTTRMLDTLTPLLARGDIVVDGANAHYRDSQRRAAELAAQGIHLLDAGVSGGIWGLQVGYCLMVGGEEEPFRRLEPVFRTLAPEDGYALVGPSGAGHFVKMVHNAIEYGMLQAIGEGFELLAASGFRLDLPRIADLWNHGSVVRSWLMELVQRALAADPQLERVRGYVEDSGEGRWAVQEAIEKAVPLPVITLALQTRFRSRQDDSFTARVVAALRQQFGGHPVREG encoded by the coding sequence GTGGAGATCGGTATGGTGGGGCTGGGGCGGATGGGCCTGAACATGACCCGCCGGCTGCTCCGCGGCGGGCACCGTGTTGTCGCCTTCAACCGCAGCCCGCTCCCTGTGGAGGAGGCGCAGCGGGAAGGTGCGGTGGGCACCCGCTCGTTGACCGAACTGGTGGAGCGCCTGGGCAGCCCGCGCGCCGTGTGGATGATGCTGCCGGCGGGAGACCCGACCACAAGGATGCTGGACACCCTGACCCCCCTGCTGGCCCGGGGCGACATCGTCGTGGACGGAGCCAACGCCCACTACCGCGACTCCCAGCGGCGCGCCGCGGAGCTGGCCGCCCAGGGCATCCACTTGCTGGACGCCGGAGTCTCCGGCGGCATCTGGGGGCTGCAGGTTGGATACTGCCTCATGGTCGGCGGTGAGGAGGAACCCTTCCGCCGCCTGGAGCCCGTTTTCCGCACGCTGGCCCCCGAGGACGGGTACGCGCTGGTAGGCCCCTCGGGGGCGGGGCACTTCGTGAAGATGGTGCACAACGCCATCGAATACGGCATGCTGCAGGCCATCGGCGAAGGTTTCGAGCTGCTGGCGGCCTCCGGGTTCCGGCTGGACCTGCCGCGCATCGCCGACCTGTGGAACCACGGCAGCGTGGTGCGCTCCTGGTTGATGGAACTGGTGCAGCGGGCACTGGCCGCCGACCCGCAGCTGGAGCGCGTCCGCGGCTACGTGGAGGATTCCGGAGAGGGCCGCTGGGCGGTGCAGGAGGCCATCGAGAAGGCCGTCCCCCTGCCGGTGATCACCCTGGCCCTGCAGACCCGCTTCCGCTCCCGCCAGGACGACTCCTTCACCGCCCGGGTCGTCGCCGCGCTGCGCCAGCAGTTCGGCGGACACCCCGTGCGGGAGGGATAG